One part of the Algibacter sp. L1A34 genome encodes these proteins:
- a CDS encoding 3-oxoacyl-ACP synthase III family protein: MYNSKIIGLGKYLPENVVTNDDLSKIMDTNDAWIQERTGIEERRWIKEGTDDSSAVMGAKAARIAIERSGLTKDDIDFIVFATLSPDYYFPGCGVQIQDMLDMGTIGALDVRNQCSGFVYAISVADQFIKTGMYKNILVIGSEYHSNGLDKTTRGRNVSVIFGDGAGACVLSREEDNSKGILSTHLHSQGQYADKLIVESPSIGHWVPELKEAGDDDISYFPYMDGQFVFKNAVVRFSEVIMEGLAKNNMQKEDIDMLIPHQANLRISQFIQRKFGLNDDQVFSNIQKYGNTTAASIIIALTEAWEEGKIKEGDNVVLAAFGSGFTWGSVIIKW, translated from the coding sequence ATGTACAACTCAAAAATAATTGGTTTAGGGAAATACCTACCAGAAAACGTGGTAACTAACGACGATTTATCAAAAATAATGGACACCAACGATGCTTGGATCCAGGAACGAACCGGTATAGAAGAACGCCGTTGGATAAAAGAAGGTACCGATGATAGCTCTGCAGTTATGGGAGCAAAAGCAGCCAGAATTGCTATAGAGCGCTCTGGGTTAACCAAAGACGATATCGATTTTATTGTGTTTGCCACGCTAAGTCCAGATTATTATTTTCCAGGCTGTGGTGTGCAAATTCAAGATATGCTCGATATGGGAACCATTGGAGCGCTCGATGTGCGAAACCAATGTTCAGGCTTTGTTTACGCCATTTCAGTGGCCGATCAATTCATAAAAACCGGCATGTATAAAAACATATTGGTAATTGGATCCGAATACCATAGTAACGGACTAGATAAAACCACGCGAGGCCGTAATGTAAGCGTTATTTTTGGCGATGGAGCGGGAGCATGTGTGCTATCTCGTGAAGAAGATAACAGTAAAGGTATTCTATCCACACATTTACATAGTCAAGGTCAATATGCCGATAAACTTATAGTAGAATCGCCAAGTATAGGGCATTGGGTTCCCGAATTGAAAGAAGCTGGAGACGATGATATATCGTATTTTCCATACATGGATGGGCAATTTGTTTTCAAAAACGCCGTGGTACGTTTTAGTGAAGTTATCATGGAAGGTTTGGCTAAAAACAATATGCAGAAAGAAGATATCGATATGTTAATTCCGCATCAAGCTAATTTAAGAATATCTCAATTTATACAGCGAAAATTTGGATTAAACGACGATCAAGTATTTAGTAACATCCAAAAATATGGAAACACAACAGCAGCATCTATTATAATTGCCTTAACCGAAGCTTGGGAAGAAGGTAAAATTAAAGAGGGCGATAATGTTGTTTTAGCAGCCTTTGGTAGTGGATTTACCTGGGGAAGTGTTATTATAAAATGGTAA
- a CDS encoding GNAT family N-acetyltransferase, giving the protein MNFRKATENDISIIVEMMADDILGKKRENFQNPLPNAYLKAFEKIDSDVNQELIVVENDDFEIIGTLQLTFIQYLSYCGGVRAQIENVFIKKDQRGLGIGKTVFEWAIKRAKEKKAHLVQLTSDKKRPRAIKFYENLDFKATHEGMKLHF; this is encoded by the coding sequence ATGAACTTTAGAAAAGCAACAGAAAATGATATTTCTATAATCGTGGAAATGATGGCAGATGATATACTCGGGAAAAAAAGAGAAAATTTCCAAAACCCATTGCCTAATGCTTATTTAAAAGCGTTTGAAAAAATAGATTCTGATGTAAATCAAGAACTCATTGTTGTTGAAAATGATGATTTTGAAATCATTGGAACGCTTCAATTAACATTTATTCAATATTTGAGCTATTGTGGTGGAGTTAGAGCACAAATAGAAAATGTATTTATAAAAAAAGACCAAAGAGGACTCGGGATTGGAAAGACAGTTTTTGAATGGGCAATAAAAAGAGCAAAAGAAAAAAAAGCGCATTTAGTACAATTAACCTCTGATAAAAAAAGACCTCGGGCAATTAAATTTTACGAAAACCTTGATTTTAAAGCTACTCACGAAGGGATGAAATTACATTTTTAA
- a CDS encoding CoA-binding protein codes for MSKKTLVIGASLKPDRYSNIAIKKLVAHKHEVVTIGLRKGIVAGVNIDTELVLYKSIDTVTLYLNPSRQKAYFDYILSLKPERVIFNPGTENPEFYTILKENNITFEVACTLVLLSTKQY; via the coding sequence ATGAGTAAAAAAACTTTGGTAATCGGTGCGTCTTTAAAGCCTGATCGCTATTCAAACATAGCTATTAAAAAATTAGTAGCTCATAAACACGAAGTAGTGACTATTGGTTTAAGAAAAGGAATTGTTGCAGGCGTAAACATTGATACGGAATTAGTGCTATATAAATCTATTGATACAGTTACGTTGTATTTAAACCCTAGCCGCCAAAAAGCCTATTTTGATTATATTCTTTCCTTAAAACCTGAACGTGTTATTTTTAATCCTGGTACAGAAAACCCTGAGTTTTACACTATTTTAAAAGAAAACAATATTACTTTCGAAGTTGCTTGTACTTTAGTATTATTATCTACAAAACAGTATTAA